Proteins encoded in a region of the Misgurnus anguillicaudatus chromosome 9, ASM2758022v2, whole genome shotgun sequence genome:
- the LOC129424457 gene encoding olfactory receptor 8G17-like, with translation MDNLTLTNSLLLVEGLKVTPQSSYPVFILLLLAYIFAMGCNIILIILISTQKNLHHPMHFLFCNLPLNDILGTTVMLPRLLQDILKEASERYITYVECVVQAYFAHIFAAACHYVLMIMAFDRYIAICNPLRYSSIMTNKMVITLSASAWGLAVLLVSIMLGLTIRLSRCRYKIENPFCDNASLFKLSCENVSVNNVFGLIYTVIFFTLSVGSIFITYFKIATVCITSKNKSLNSKAIKTCSTHLAVYLIMLVSGSTVIFLHRFPEYSDSRKLASIIVHIVPPGLNPLVYGLQTKEIREKMFKLVGRRNQVIANK, from the coding sequence ATGGACAACCTGACATTAACAAACAGCCTTCTGCTGGTGGAGGGACTGAAAGTTACACCTCAGTCATCTTATCCTGTTTTTATCCTGCTTCTGTTAGCTTATATTTTTGCAATGGGATGTAACATTATACTTATAATTCTCATCTCAACACAGAAGAATCTGCATCATCCTATGCATTTTCTGTTTTGTAATCTACCACTGAATGATATACTGGGTACCACTGTCATGTTGCCACGCTTGTTACAGGATATTTTAAAAGAAGCTTCTGAGCGATATATAACATATGTGGAGTGTGTTGTTCAAGCTTATTTTGCGCATATATTTGCAGCAGCATGCCACTATGTGTTGATGATAATGGCCTTTGACCGATATATAGCTATATGTAATCCATTACGATATTCATCCATTATGACAAATAAAATGGTGATTACATTATCGGCATCAGCCTGGGGATTGGCAGTATTATTAGTGTCTATTATGTTAGGCCTCACAATACGCCTCTCTCGCTGCAGATATAAAATTGAAAATCCTTTCTGTGACAATGCCTCACTGTTTAAACTGTCCTGTGAAAATGTATCTGTTAATAATGTGTTTGGACTCATTTacactgttattttttttactttatcagTTGGGTCTATATTTATAACGTATTTCAAGATTGCTACTGTGTGCATTACCAGCAAAAACAAATCGCTCAACAGCAAAGCCATAAAAACCTGCAGCACTCATTTAGCTGTTTACTTAATAATGCTTGTATCTGGATCCACTGTGATTTTTCTCCATCGTTTTCCTGAATACTCTGACAGCAGGAAACTAGCTAGTATTATTGTTCACATTGTACCACCAGGATTAAATCCTTTAGTATACGGTTTACAAACCAAAGAGATAAgagaaaaaatgtttaaacttgTTGGGCGTAGAAACCAAGTCATAGCAAATAAGTAA